The following nucleotide sequence is from Scheffersomyces stipitis CBS 6054 chromosome 4, complete sequence.
GCCAGCTGCACCACTCTGCACCGCTGCCGCGAGATCAAACTCCGAAACCCCTCGCCTGCACGCATCCCAAAAAGAAACGCCTGCCGAAGAGGCAACTATCAAGAGAGCCTTCCGCCTGCAGGTTACGAAAAAAATTATTCTTCATTCCTGCCTGCGTCTCTCCCCAAGTGCTGCCATTTTGTTTTTAGTTTACTGCTTATAATTGGAGCTCTGCTTCTCTTCGTCTCTTTTTTACATTCTCGATTCTTTGCTATCTCTAGAGTTTTATCGTTACTGGTGTGTATCTCAGTGACAAATCACACATCTACCACATCCTCGTTTACCACATCCATCGACATCTCGTATACCACTCCCAACACTTTGATCCCCTCCCTTTCGCATCCCTATAAAAGACCTGTAAGAACCATGTTACGTCCCATCTTCAGACGTCTGGGTCACAACCACATAGCAAGACCAACGTCCTCACTAAAATCTTCGTTGCCATCGctgacatcttcatcgCCACCACCAATGTTTGCCTCCTCCCTCGCATCTCGTGCCGTTGCTGCAAAAAGATTCAAGGGCTCATCCTCCCTTTTCCAAGGAGCCAGATCGTACTTCCTTTCCTTCGGCAAGGAGCGAAACCAGGAAATGCTCGTCGACGACATTAACCCCTTCATCCGGTTCCCTGTCGTCACACCAGAACAGATGAGGAAGATCTCcaacgacaagttcaagttcgaCTTTGCGTATACGTCGTTTGCATTTCACAGCTCGAGCTCAGTGCCTCAGATCCACTCGTTGTCGGACTTGACCGATCCCACGCTGTTGAACTCGTTGCTTCCCAAAAGAAGACCCCAGGGTTCGCCTGCGGATACGCTTTCCATCAAAGCTGGTGACGATACCATGTTGGTGTCGCCGACTGTACTTGCTGTGGCCGATGGAGTCTCTGGATGGGAGGACAAGTCCGATGCGGACGCCGGCATCTGGTCCCGTTCGATGTTGGAGACGTTCTCGAGACTTATGACCGAATACAAGATAAGCCATTCTCCTCATcacttgaacaagagagACATCTCCGAGATTCTCGACGACTCCTTCTTGCACACGTCACATTTGATGGATTTGCAAAGGTTAGAAGGCTCTTCAACCTTGATACTAGGCATGCTAAGTGGAGACTTGCTTCAGATGGTCAGCATTGGAGACTCCAAACTCTACATCATCAGAGACGGCGAGATCATCAAAACAAACGAAGAGCAAATGGTAACAGATTTGTGTCCCCAGCAGATCGGAACTCACACCTTGACTCAGTTGCCATCGGAAGTTGCCTGGGTCGAATCGattgaattgaaagaaaacgaTCTTATCGTCGTGTGTTCAGACGGTATTTCCGACAATCTTTATGAATGGGAGATTGTGGATTATCTCGACCAGTTCTTGAACGGCAAAAAAGACAGCTTGAAGCGTGCAGTGAACAAACTTCTCTTGAAAGCCAAGGAAGTGAGTTTTGATGACTACGCTTGCACTCCTTACAACCAGAAGGTGAATTCTATGTCTGGTAAACACGGCAAGCAGAACAGCGTAGGCGGAAAACTCGACGATATGTCGCTCTGTATTGCCAGAGTGGTGCTCAATAAAAGGGGAAAGTTAAATTAAAATGGTTAAAAAAGTAAGAGAAAAATAACAGGTATGGTAATTATAGACAATAGAATGGGATAAAAATTATACTACGGTGTTGAGCATTATAATAATATCAAAACTAATTACACATGGGACTAAGGAATTACATTAGTAGCAACAAGACGGTTAAGCCTAGATTTAGGTATGATAGTAGACGGGCTAGCATTTATACATCTAATATAATTAATTTACATATTTCAGTACTACCGGGACGCTATTGGTAGATTTATATAACTGTAATGAATGATTATTACTAGAActacaagtacaacaaTACGTTTGATTATAATATCATTCTTCTATTCCATAATCCTAATTTTGTCTATTATGCAATGTTTTGTTTATACAGTAATGTTAAATTGAGGCAACTTCGGTAAAGTATTGTCTCAAGATCAAGGCAAGCATCTCTGGAAGTTCGTTGATGTTTCTgacaacaacgaagaaTTCGAATGGGAATGAGTCCAAGTATTTCACAaccttcaagttcatgGCTCCTGTCTTAGGATCGGCTTCGTATTGTACTTGGCTCATATCCAAAATAGACTCGTTGGAGTTAATGCCATCGATGACGACAAACACCAACATaattttctcttctctgGCTCTTCTAACCAATCTCTCAATGGTGTCGTGGTCTTCACAGACACCGTCCGATATGATGATTTGCAACTGCCACAAGTCAGAGTTGGAAGACGATCTCGCATCTTCAAATAtcttcaacgacttgttgcACAACTGTTTAATATCCGTCTTGGTCTGCTGGAAGTCGAACCATTGGAAGATTCTGGCTCCACTCTCTTGGCCATTGAATGGCTTGTCAAATGGATGAACTACCTTGACGTCCTCCCCAAATCTGACAATCGATAAACCACCGCTTTCCAACTGGGTCAATGCCTTAGCAACCAAGGCAATACTGTGGAAAGCCAACTGGGTAGATTTACTCTCACTCATGGACTTGGAGTCGTCGACAGCGATCATTATCTGGTACTGTCTCTTAGAAGGTTTCGTTCTTCTCAACCAGATCTTGTCCTTTCGGAACTCAGAGGCTATGTAGGGAATGATTCTCTTCATGTTCAACCTCTTACCGGTCTTGAAATCACCTCTCAACTTGGTGGCTAGAGTAGGCTCCAAGATCAATCTTAATTGTTCACAGAGACCCGAGGCCAATTCTTGAGTAGCAAGATCACTGTGTTTCCACAATTGACGAGCTTCATCGATTTCAATAGTAGGTATTTCTTCACCATCAATAGCATCAGGCACAAGGttattttcttcgtcttctgaCTCCTGATCATCGTCAATAttgatttcattgttgATACTAATCTCTCCGTCTCTATCATTCTTATGATCTCTTTCTCCAATGAAGGCACCCTTTGTCTTTCCTTCGTTATCATCTTCTGCGTTGTTTTTCACTTCATCCAAGTCTTCATCAACGTCCATCATGTCTTCTTCGCCGACTTCTTCCTCGGCCTCTTGTTTGATTTCTGGCTTCTCTTCCCTATCCTCTTCGATATCATCATCAATTGCCATGTCTTCATCCAACGATTGGACTTGGTCCTTATCGGCTGCTCCCAATGCTTGGGTGTCGAAATCAGTATTCTCACCTTGAACATGTTGAAACTCATCTGGTCTTTCGTTGGCTTTTTCTTCTaccttttccttttcttccttggcAGCTTCCTTAATCTCTTGACGACGACGGTGGAATTCCTTCAAGGTATCTCCCAATTGTTTTAAAGATTCCTTGGCCATATCACGAGCATCGTCTTTAACAGAATTATCTTCCTCCTTATCCTGTTGGTTTGGATCTGATGAGGCATTTCCAGTAGAACCAATATTATCATTCTCTTCGGAAACTTGATTATCAGCACCCTCACCCTTATCACCAGCCTCTTGTTTGACAGCTGACTCCGCATCAATGTCTTCGTTGGGAATATCTTGATTCGCTCCATCAACACCTTCAGCATCCTGATCCATTGCATCATTGCCatgttcattttcttcttctttttcatctGTGTTACCAAGAGTCTCTTCGTCAGATTGTTCTCCGtcgttttcattttcttcttgaggCTCTTCACCAATTTCATTGTTGTCATTTTCTTGTCCATTTTCTTGGTCATgatcttctccttcttcgtcttcttctccttcttcgtCGACACCTTCTTCGGTTTCGCCATCTTCCTTAGCATCAGAttggttttcttcttctttaccttgggcttcttcttcttcttcatcatcaacatcCATCTTATCGTCAAATTCCTCTTCCTTATCATCACCATCAGcctcttcgtcgtcatctAAATTGATATCGTCAGGAAGATCAAGTGCCTCAGTCTGAGGAACATGGTCTTCCACTTGCTCGTTGTCTTGATGATTgacttcgtcttcttgCTCACCAACATCATTTTCTtcgccttcttcatctgtgccattttcttcttctttttctttctcttcgctttctttatcttcttcgCCTTGTTCGGATTGctttttttctttgtctttaCTCTGTTCGctgtcttcatcttcgttggCTTCCATATTATCGTCATCCTTATTGGCATTTTCAGGAACTTCATCGCTTTCCTTTTCATTCTTGTCTTCCTTAACTTCTTCGTCCCACATCTTCTCATCAATGGCGTTGGGATCGAGGTCATCAAGGTcgtcaatttcttcatccaaatcttcttggTCATCCTCATCACCGTCATTCTCGTCATCTTCCTGATCAGAAGCATTCTCTAGATTGCCGGCCATATCACCTTCGATATCTACAGCATCatcgttttcttcttcattgtcgTCGTCattattttcttcgttggGTTGTTGAGCTTGTTCAGATaaatcttcatcatcctCAACATCATTCGAATTGTTGGTCGCACCCTCTCCATCACCTAAACCAGTCCCATCGTGCAAGTTGTTATCTTCCTTTTGTTCCGTAGGTGGTTCTGGAGAGCAGAAACCCTTAGTAGCCAAATTGTATAATGCAACAGTCATCATGAAAGTAGCCCTAGAAGTATTGTAGTAGTTATCTCTGGCTGTTTCAAACACATTTGAACTTAATCGGAAATAATGGTTTATCAAAGGAAGAGTGAAAGAAACCAACGCTGAAGTAACTTTAGAAGTCTCTGTATTCTGTTccacagaagaaatggtaTCAAGACAGACAGCAAGCTCATCATGTATACGCTTGGAATGTAATGATTTAATGTACTTCATGATTCTGGTCTGTGTTAAAACCAACCAATTATCATTCTCCTCAGTGATTTCACCTTCTTGACATTCAGTAACTCTttgaacagcaacaataatagaGTTGGAGAGCTTTCTAAGAGAAATTTCCACATTTTCCAATGAACCCAAGCTATTCAACGACGTAGAAGACTGAACTAAGCCTGAGAAGTTGACACTATTCATCCAAGACAAAACCACTTCGGCAATGAAGCCAGCATTCTTGTACTGGAGCTTCCAGCTATTGAGCCTCTTTGAGAACCCAATATACTCTTCGGCAAACTTCCGGATGAACATAGAAGTAGCTGATGTACGGACGTATGGATCGATACTATCAAATTCGTTTTTCAAAGACGAAAGTTCGAGTTTAATGTCGTAGAACAACTTTGATTGAGTGCCTGGTTCGAATGTGTCAACTGCTTGAGCAGTGAGTAACGCAAAGTCAATCAATTTTGGTAGCCAATGAAGAACATATTTGATTCCATGCAAGTTCAtctcaattgaagaatattcAGATGCTCTAGCAAGATCTATATTCTCGCTTCTTGATTGGGAAATAATCTCTAACGACTTGTAGACTTTAGCCAACTTAGGAATGTACTCAGAGAAAACTCGTAATGGGTCTCTAGTAGCTACAATAGTGTTCACCAAATTCTCAGCTGCAGCAAGACCCTTGTCAGCATCAACCTGCGGAACATCTTCAGCAACGTTGGAAATGGATGCTCTTAATTTAGGAAGAATATCCAATATTCTGTAGAAGTAGACATCAGACGATTCTAATTCAGTCCCTTCGAAACTTGAACTATTACCGACAATTACATTAACACCACCTTGACCCTTGACTATATCAGCTCTCAAAGCAGTCTTCAATCCAATTCGTCTAAGTTCCTTTAAAGTGTCACTCAataacttcttcttttgtgtCTTCAATGCAgtgatcaacttcttgttggcttcTTTTAATTCCTTGGGAGTTTCTTTTCTAagtctttccatttcttcaaacaattcCTTGGCGTAATCCATTAGGTTAGGAAGACTCTCGTCTGTGATTCTGTTTATGTAGACTCCCATATTCCTATTTACAAGGTCCAAGTTTTGCAATCTGGCAGGTCTCTCTTTCCAGGAACTGACTGCTGAAcaaatttccaaatcatTATCTACGACAATGCCTCCAATTCTCGACAAACTTTTCATGTTAACTTCGGATTTTGTTTCTACAGCGATACCAGCTTCAATTAACGGAGACACCTCAGTAGCAAGAATAGCACGGTATTTTCTCACAACCTTGTAAAGACTGTTGTGAGACTTTCTAGCACTTTGCTTGAGAGCATCAATGTTCACATCCTTCCAACTGGCCAATAAGATAACTTCAGAAATATTCTTTTCGAGTGTCTTTCTAGTTGCCGCAATAGCATCAGCGACCAAAGGAACGAATTGTTCGTAGaacaagatgaagttggaaaGCGCATGATAGACATTGCTTTCTCCTAACAATTGAGAAACATGGTTCTTAAATGCCTTGAGGAGGTTTAATCTTGGAACGAACTCCCCATAAGTAGTTTTACTCATGAAAACATTTAGGGCTGATAACAACTTCGTTGGCGAGAATTCTGCCTGTTCATTATCAGCAAGAATCGGAACAATGATAGATTCGAAAAGGTGGAACCACCACTTACCAATACCTTTTTCAAGAGCTTTTTCTTCGCTCAAGAATATAGTGTTCCAAGTTGACAACTCCAATCTTCTCCAGTTCACAATCAAGGTGGTCAACTCGTCAAAATTTTCCTTCAATGAAACTTGGCTGGAGGCATACTTCTGCCATTCAGCCATCAATGTATAGATCTGTTCCACCTTCTGCAACAACTTAGCAACTGGTGAGTCCAATGGATGCATCAAAAATTCATCTGAAGCCTTTGTTATGTTTTGCAACGTCGCGTGTTCAGGCCACTGTTCAAGGAACTTGGAAACAGAAGCATGTACTCTGGAAATTATCACAATGGACTTTTTTGCTTCACTTGGGGAGCTGTCGTGGTAGAAATCAAATGGACCGTCGTTGCTGTTGTACTTCTTGTAGATGCTGGCCATAGAAGTAATCAACGAAGACAAGactgaagaattgattttATCCTTCATGATTTCAGATCTGTACTGAGACAAtgtcttgttcaattcattgCCTTCGTTCACCAACGAACTCAAGTCATTGGTCTTGTTATGAGTGTAGTAGTCGATGTATGCTTGAGTAATGTCGTAGTACAATGTATCAAAACTGTTATTATTCTTGCTGGTGGTGACATCAGAATCAAACACCTCTTCGTAGTCTGGGAATAACTTTCTGAAATCACCCTCAATATCCGAATCTGGATCAGAGTACTTGTACAAGTTACCTTTTTGcaaattttcttcttcttctttcattcGACGTAAAGTCCACCTGTAGTACAACGATTGGAAAGACTGAATGTGAACATCTGACAAGACAGAGTTTGTGTTAGCTGCCTTATGAGAGTAGcacaacttgatgaagaaaagcatCAATTGTTCTGAAGCCTGTGAATCTACGCtaattttcttgttgaagttcttaGCCTTCTCAAACATCGATATGACACTTGATTCAATAGCAAGTTCAGAAGCATCTACAGACCAAAGATCAACATACTTGAAACCAGCAGTCAGTCTCTTGCCTTCAATCGACAACAATTCGAACCCCAATTTGAGGCCATAAATGTAGCCTTTCAATATATCATTCAAATCGGAGTATACCAAATAATTCAGTCTTAAGCGGAACAAGAACTTAGAAGAGtttttttgaaaaatatcTAACATCTTTTCGCTTGAAGCAGACAAGTTTTCAGCACTTTTCAACAAAGCTTGAACAGGAGCAATGCTGATAGTTGAGTCCATAAAAGAATTCCACTCTTCAAATAATCCGTCAAAGGACTCTGTTGGCCTATACACCATAGGCTTTTGAGGGGCAGCGTCATCCGAAATTGGCAACAAGCAGTCT
It contains:
- a CDS encoding predicted protein, which produces MFASSLASRAVAAKRFKGSSSLFQGARSYFLSFGKERNQEMLVDDINPFIRFPVVTPEQMRKISNDKFKFDFAYTSFAFHSSSSVPQIHSLSDLTDPTSLNSLLPKRRPQGSPADTLSIKAGDDTMLVSPTVLAVADGVSGWEDKSDADAGIWSRSMLETFSRLMTEYKISHSPHHLNKRDISEILDDSFLHTSHLMDLQRLEGSSTLILGMLSGDLLQMVSIGDSKLYIIRDGEIIKTNEEQMVTDLCPQQIGTHTLTQLPSEVAWVESIELKENDLIVVCSDGISDNLYEWEIVDYLDQFLNGKKDSLKRAVNKLLLKAKEVSFDDYACTPYNQKVNSMSGKHGKQNSVGGKLDDMSLCIARVVLNKRGKLN